The SAR324 cluster bacterium genomic interval TTCTGCATGCACTGCAGCAGCATTTTCGCAGGATGGATGGCTTCCTTTTCAGCACACGATTGACGCCAATTTCTGAAAAGCTGAAGACGCGTGCTTTTCCAGACTCACTACGACGACTGGCTGAACGGGAGGAAGCCTGGTCGAGTGGAACAAGAATTGGCAGTTGCCTGAAAGATTTTCACACGGAGTATTCCCGCTCAATGCTATCAAGAAATACCATCGTGCTGATCCTTAGCGATGGTTATGACACCGGTGCCCCCGATTTGTTAGCTCGGCAACTCCAACGCTTTCGGGGCAAGGTGCGCAAGGTGATCTGGCTCAACCCACTGCTTGGAACACAGGGTTATGAGCCTGCAACAGCTGGTATGCAGGCCGCACTACCTTGGGTAGATGCTTTCCTGGCAGCACATAATCTGCAAAGTTTGCTGGATCTTGAATCTCATTTCTAGGTCACAGACTTCATCGACCTAAGTGCCTATGGTAGGAGGATTAATTTTTTAAAAAAACTCAAAGGAATCTGTAAATTTTTTATGTTATTCTAATTTGTTTAACTAATTGAACTACCTCCAGACGCTCCGTCTCTCGTTAATTTGATCCAAATCAATGATGAAAGAAAACGATTCGGAGATTAATTAGAAACGCCATTTATTTTTGAGAGGAGAGGCAAATGGAAGTCACGGCAGATAAAAATTTTACGATCAATGCGCCGGTCGACAAAGTATGGGAACTGTTGAGTGATCCAAGCCGTGTAGTGGTTTGTGTGCAAGGAGCACAACTAACTGAAATTATTGATGATAAAAACTTCAAAGGGAAGATCAGTGTCAAGATTGGGCCTGTCACCAGTAAGTTTAACGGAGAGGGACGGTTTGAGAAGCTAGATGCTCAGAACAAGGAAATGGTACTCCAAGGTGCTGGTAAGGACACGGGCGGTAAAGGTAGCGCTTCTATGACCATGACGGTTAAACTTAAAGAAGTAGACGGTGCGACCGAAGTGACCAGCAGTATCAAATTGTCGATTACAGGGAAGTTGGCCCAGTTTGGGTCCCGAATGATTGTAGCTGTCAATGATAAGCTGATTGAACAGTTTGTCGGCAAATTCCGTGAAGTTGCGGAAGGTGGAGGAGAGCCTGCATCAGCCCCGACACCTGCTGCACCGGTCACAGTAGCAGCGGCGCCTGTAGCAACCAGCCAACCAGCAGCAACCACAGCAACCCCAACGAGTGCTGCTGATCCTGCTTTGGAAGGCCGTGTTGCCGAACTGGAAGCTACCATGAAACGACTGGAAACCCAGATTCGAGTCATGCAGACCCAACTGAATGCGGAGGAGCCTGAACCTGTCAACGGACTACAACTGGTTGGTTCAGCTCTCAAGGGAATGTTCGGAAAGAAATAACCTATGCTCAGCGTAATTTTGCTGGCAGCTGGAGAGTCCCGACGGATGGGAGAGCGCAACAAGCTGCTGCTACCTTTCCAAGAATCTTGCTTCTTGGCCCAAATTGCTGATCAAATTCTTGCAACGAAACCTGATGAATTTCTGGTTGTTGTGGGACATGAACAGGAACGCACTCGAGAAGCCCTAGCTAATCGTCCGATTCAATTTGTGCAGAATCTGAATTATGCCGAAGGCATGACAACCTCGATTCGGGCGGGGGTTCAAGCTGCCTCCTCTAAGGCTCTTGGCTTCATGATCTGTCTCTCAGACTTGCCATTCATTGAGACAGCTGAGTATCAGGAATTGATGGACCAGTTCAAGCTGCTGCTTGCTGAGAATCCTCAACTTATTCTCCGTCCAGTCGTTGGAGATCAACCGGGTAATCCAGTGCTCTTTTCGGCCTCTTATCGCGAAGAGTTGTTGAGTCATGTCAAGATGGAAGGATGTCGGGGATTGATTCGTCAATACAAGGAGCGTGTCCATCGGCACCCAATGAACACAGATCACGTCCTGCGGGATATTGATACACCAGAGGAATATGAGCGCTACTTTGTCAACCAACCAGCCTGAAACTACATCTTCAAAGAAAGGCCCCTGTCCCGGTAAACTTCCGGCGACTGGTGTGCCTAGCCTGTTTGGCAACCTGTCTTCCGTTTCCAACCGAGGAACTATGTCCACTGAGTACTATGATAAAGTCAGCGAACTGCTGCAAAATGAAGCCGCTTTTGCTACAGCTACCGTAATCAAAACAGTCGGTTCAGCTTCGGCCAAGCCTGGCTCAAAGTCAATCATCGGCGCCGATGGTATGTCAATCCTGGGTTGGGTTGGTGGTGGTTGTGCAGACAGCGCTGTCCGAGAGACAGCTCTTGAATGCTTACAGGATGGTCAGACACGAATTATTGAAATCGACCTGGATGATGAAGTGCTTGGTGTTGGGATGCCTTGTGGTGGCAAGATGGAAGTCTATCTGGAGCCTTTTCTGCCCCAACCAGAGTTAATGCTAGTGGGACAAGGCCGGATTGCAGAGTTGGTAGCAGAACTTGGACGGTTGCTGCACTTCCGAGTCACTGTTAACAGTCCAGGAGCAACCCGCGAGGATTTTCCATTTGCCGATCAGTTGATCACCGATGATACCGATTACCAGAAAATCAATCCTAGATTGAACAGCTATGTGATCGTGTTGACCCAGCACAAGGGTGACCAGCAGGTAATTCAGGCAGCTCTGCGTGGCACACCCCGCTACATTGGTCTGGTTGCGAGTGCCAAGCGCTCACGCCTTGTAGTCGAATATCTCAAGGAAGGTGGAATGGATGCGGATGCCTTGCGTCAGGTACTGCGTGCTCCTTGTGGATTGGATTTGGGTGGTAGAACACCTGAAGAGATTGCCCTGAGCATCATCACTGAAGTGGTTAAGCTGCGCCATGAGCGTACAGGCTTATCGATGATGGAAGTCAAGCAGTGCAGTATCTAGGATTTCGTTGTGCGTTCCATGCTTGAAGCCCGCTCAGACTTCCCAATTCTAAAACGGGTGATTCACGGTCACCCGTTGGTTTTCCTCGATAATGCTGCGACGACACAGAAACCTCAGCCTGTTCTGAATGCCCTACTGGAATTCCTGACTCACTCCAACGCCAATATCCATCGTGGAGTCTACCAACTCTCAGAGGATGCGTCTGACGCCTATGAAAAGGCGCGTCAAGCGGTTGCTGACTTCATTGGTGTGAAGGATAGTCGACGCGTTGTTTTCACCCGAGGCACAACCGAGTCCATCAATCTAGTGGCCCAATCTTGGTTGCGACCACGTCTTCAGGTAGGAGATCGGATTGTCCTGACAGAGATGGAACACCACTCCAACCAAATTCCTTGGCAACTGGTTGCGCAGGAGCGACAAGCTGAATTGGATTATGTTTCCATCACAGATTCAGGTGAGTTGGAGCTGAATCATTTGGAACAATTGCTAGCCCAGCGCCCGCGACTGTTGGCTGTGACAGCAGTTTCTAATGTGCTGGGAACAATCAATCCTTTGGAAACGATCCTTGATCTTGCTCAACGTTATGAAGTTCCTGTAATGGTTGATGCAGCGCAAGCCGTTGGTCGGATACCACTGGAAGATTGGGCTGAACGTTGCGATTTTCTCGCTTTTTCTGGTCACAAACTCTATGGTCCTACTGGGATTGGAGTGCTGTGTGGACGTTTTCAGCGATTAGATGAGATGTCACCTTGGCAAGGTGGGGGTGGCATGATCACCAAGGTTGGTCGCCAGAGCTCTAGTTGGGCAGCAATTCCAGCACGATTGGAAGCTGGTACGCCTCCAATTGCCGAGGCAGTTGCTTTGCAGTCCGCAATCGAATACGTGCAGCAATGGGGTGTCTCCCAGATTCGGCAGCACGAGCAGGAACTGGTTGCTCATGCGCTCAACCGCTTGGCAGAGGAGCCAGATGTAACAGTCTATGGACCATCACAGGCCGTGAAGCGTACCGGGGTGGTTTCTTTTGATTTAGAGGGTGTGCACCCACATGATGTGGCGCAAATCCTTGATGAAACAGGAATTGCAGTAAGAGCTGGACATCACTGTACACAGGTCCTGCATGAGCGTCTTGGTGTGCGGGCCACAGTTCGTTTGAGCATAGCGCTCTACAACACGCTTGAGGAAATCGACAGCGCTGTCTCAGCTCTGGCCAATGTACGAAAGGTTTTTTCATGAGCGAATCGCTCTATCGAGATATCCTCAAAGATCATATGCATCACCAACGTTTTGCTGGCCGGCTGGAACCGGCAGATCTGAAGGCGGTCGTACATAATCCGCTTTGTGGAGATGAACTGGAGTTGACCATTGTGCTGGGTGGCGATCCCTCGGAGGGTGCTCAACGTCCGATTCAAGAAGCCCGTAATCAGGTGCGCGCTTGTTCCATTTGTGTTGCTTCAGCTTCATTGATGGGAGAAAACATTCAGGGTTTGTCTTTGGAAGAAGCAAATAACCTAGGAACTACTTTTCGAGAAGCAATGGAAACGGGTGAATTGCCCGATTCTCCTCCAGAATTTCTGCCCCCGTTGATGGCCATCCGAAAGCACAAGAGCCGCATCCGTTGTGCAGCATTGGCCTGGAATGCGCTGGAAGAATGTACCCAGCAAGTCACTAACCCCAAATCGGAAGGTTGATGCAACAAGAGCAACTGCAACGCCTGCAGCAATTACTGGGAGAACAAGACTATATTGCAGATCGAAGCATTGTGATGTCTGTGTACTTGGCGATGACGCTTCGCAAACCCCTGCTGATCGAAGGACCAGCGGGTGTCGGTAAAACAGAGATCGCCAAGGTGATGGCTCGAGCGCTGGATACAGACTTGATCCGCCTTCAGTGCTATGAGGGTCTGGATGCCAATATGGCCCTCTATGAGTGGAACTATCAGCGTCAATTGCTGCACCTAAAACTGGATGAAAACAGCACTCGCTCTCTTGAAGATCGAGAGGCTTCTATTTTTGGTGAGCAGTTCTTGCTCAAACGGCCGCTGCTACAGGCACTGACTCATCCAAAAGCACCAGTTTTGTTGATTGACGAGCTGGATCGGGCTGATGAGGAATTTGAAGCCTTCTTGCTGGAAATACTCTCCGAATGGCAAATTACAATTCCAGAGATTGGTAGCATTCGCGCTGAAGAACCACCCTACGTAATCCTGACGGGGAACCGCACCCGGGAACTCTCCGACGCAGTACGGCGACGTTGTTTTTATCTTTGGATTGATTACCCACCGTACGAGAAAGAGCTCTCGATTGTTCGTAACAAGGTACCTGATGTTGACGCAGAACTAGCAGGACAGATGTGTCGTTTCATGGAACTTGTGCGTCAGCAAAAACTGGAAAAAATCCCAGGGGTAGCGGAGACTCTGGATTGGGCCAGGGCCTTGGCAGCCTTACACCAAGATCACCTTGAGCCAAGCATGGTAGAGGAAACGCTGGGGCTAATCTTCAAGGACCGTAACGATGTCCGCCTGGTACGGGAGTCGCTCACAGATTTCCTCGGGCGCTTGGGCATCCAGGCCAAGGAGATGAAAACGGCAGAGGAGTCTCCAACGGCCGCGAACTGATCACATCCAAATGCTCCCCGACAGTTCCCTAATCGAAATCCCTTCCTCCAAACGCAAATCAGAGACTCGTTTTGATGACCTGGCTTTGCGACGTGAGTTCAGCGCTAATGTCGTTGGTTTTTGCCGTTGGTTACGACAGCAGGGATCGAATGTCAGTGCACCTGAACAGATGGATGCCCTGAAGGCTTTGGACGCTATTGATTTGTTGGAAGAAGAAGATTTTTACTGGTCCTTACGTACCACTCTGGCCAAAAGCAATCGGGAACAGGAAATTTTCGATGAACACTTCCGACGCTTTTGGTATGTCTGGGATAAAGCAGACCAACTCAGTTTCCGAGACGAAGAAGAGACGGAAGCTCCGACGGTCATCATCGATGATCGCCCTCGTAAGCAGAAGTACCTGACAATCAATGATTGGCTGAATAATGCAGATCAGGCCAGTGAAGAGCAGGAAGCTGCGGGCTACAGTCCTTTTGAAGTAGTGACAGAACGAGATTTCAGTGATTTTTTTGCACAGGACCTAGATGAGGTTGCTCGGCTAATCAACGAAATTGGCAAATCTTTAGCTGTGCGTTTCAGTCGTCGTACCAAGGCCTCCCGACAACGTGGCCCCTTGGACTTGAGACGTACGATGCGCAGTAGTCTGCGACGTGGTGGTGAATTGCTTGATTTGGCCCATCGGGAAAGAAAACGGCAGAAGCTCAAGCTAGTACTGCTCTGTGATGTCAGTAAATCAATGGACCTCTACAGCCGCTTCTTGATCCAGTTTCTATACGCTTTCCAGAGTGTGTACCGCCGGATTGAAACCTTTGTCTTTAGCACTTCGTTGCATCGGGTGACAGAGATCCTGCAAACGGAGGATCTGGAGGAAGCGCTCAATCTAATGTCTGTGACTGTTCCAGATTGGTCTGGAGGTACAAAAATTGGTGAATCCTTTGGTGAATTTGTGGAGCAGTATGCTTTAAGTTTGCTCAATCCAGGCACGGTTGTCTTGATAATCAGTGATGGTTGGGATACAGGTGACGTCGATTTACTTGGTGAGAGTATGCGCATCATGAAATCGCGTTCTCGCAGTGTGATCTGGCTAAATCCATTGATGGGCAATCCGGATTATCGTCCCTCGACACAGGGGATGCAGGCAGCACTTCCCTATATTGATATCTTGGCTTCTGCTCATAATTTGAGTAGCTTACGTCGGCTAGTTCGTCAGTTAGCCAAAGTTCAGCGTGGTAGACAGTTGCGTATTGATATGACTCCGCGCTATGGTACGTGATCGGTTAGATCTGATATGTTATTATAACTGTATTCTAACTAATTTGTTCTCAAGGAAACGGCCTGACCGTTGGCCTTGATTTTTTGTGTTCCGTGATTGGAACCATAAATCACTTTCTTCCTGAAGGAGGAGCGCATGAAGGTATCTATGACTGTCAATGGGGTGGCAGTTTCTCACGATGTAGAACCCCGTACTTTGCTCGTGCAGTTCCTGCGCGAAAATCTTGGACTGACAGGTACCCACGTTGGTTGTGACACTAGTAGCTGTGGAGCTTGTACACTGATCCTCAATGGTGAGGCAGTCAAATCTTGCTCCTTGCTAGCAGCTCAATGTGAGGGGGCAGAAGTAACTACAATCGAAGGACTAGCAGCGAGTGACGGGACTCTGCATCCGATTCAGGAAGGTTTCCGAGAGAAGCACGGACTGCAGTGTGGATACTGCACTCCTGGAATGATTATGTCTTCTGTGCAGTTGCTTCAACGAAATCCAAACCCCAGCGATCAGGAAATTCGCCATGCCCTTGAAGGGAATTTTTGCCGCTGCACGGGTTACGACAACATCGTCAAAGCAGTGCAGTGGGCTGCTTCACAATCCTGAAACTACGAGGAGGAGTTCATGGGTAAGATGATTGGAGAATCAATCAAGCGAGTGGAAGATCACCGCTTTATCACAGGTACAGGTGAGTATACTGATGACATTGTGCTGCCACGAATGACTCATGCCTACATACTTAGGAGCCATCTAGCGCACGCTAAGATCAAAAGTGTTGACACTACAGCTGCTAAATCAGCAGATGGTGTGGTTGCAGTGTTTACAGGTGAAGATGTTGCTCACATTAATGGAATTCCCACAGGTTGGCAGGTTAATTTCACTGATGGAGAGGTGATGCGTGAACCCAAGCATCCACTGTTGGTGAAAGACAAAGCTCTTCATGTTGGGGATGGTGTAGCGATTGTGATTGCTGAATCTAAGGAACAGGCTCGCGATGCTGCAGATTTGATTGAAGTGGATTATGAGGAACTTTCAGTTGTTGTGGATGCTTCCAAGGCTCTTGAGGCGGGTGCTCCGATGGTACACGATGAGCTGCCTGATAACCGAGCGTTCGACTGGCAGTTGGGTGACAAGGCGGCTACAGATACCGGTATGGCCAAAGCCCACCATGTCACCAAGATGAAGATTCGTAATCAAAGGATGAT includes:
- a CDS encoding SufS family cysteine desulfurase — its product is MLEARSDFPILKRVIHGHPLVFLDNAATTQKPQPVLNALLEFLTHSNANIHRGVYQLSEDASDAYEKARQAVADFIGVKDSRRVVFTRGTTESINLVAQSWLRPRLQVGDRIVLTEMEHHSNQIPWQLVAQERQAELDYVSITDSGELELNHLEQLLAQRPRLLAVTAVSNVLGTINPLETILDLAQRYEVPVMVDAAQAVGRIPLEDWAERCDFLAFSGHKLYGPTGIGVLCGRFQRLDEMSPWQGGGGMITKVGRQSSSWAAIPARLEAGTPPIAEAVALQSAIEYVQQWGVSQIRQHEQELVAHALNRLAEEPDVTVYGPSQAVKRTGVVSFDLEGVHPHDVAQILDETGIAVRAGHHCTQVLHERLGVRATVRLSIALYNTLEEIDSAVSALANVRKVFS
- a CDS encoding nucleotidyltransferase family protein, giving the protein MLSVILLAAGESRRMGERNKLLLPFQESCFLAQIADQILATKPDEFLVVVGHEQERTREALANRPIQFVQNLNYAEGMTTSIRAGVQAASSKALGFMICLSDLPFIETAEYQELMDQFKLLLAENPQLILRPVVGDQPGNPVLFSASYREELLSHVKMEGCRGLIRQYKERVHRHPMNTDHVLRDIDTPEEYERYFVNQPA
- a CDS encoding VWA domain-containing protein, translating into MLPDSSLIEIPSSKRKSETRFDDLALRREFSANVVGFCRWLRQQGSNVSAPEQMDALKALDAIDLLEEEDFYWSLRTTLAKSNREQEIFDEHFRRFWYVWDKADQLSFRDEEETEAPTVIIDDRPRKQKYLTINDWLNNADQASEEQEAAGYSPFEVVTERDFSDFFAQDLDEVARLINEIGKSLAVRFSRRTKASRQRGPLDLRRTMRSSLRRGGELLDLAHRERKRQKLKLVLLCDVSKSMDLYSRFLIQFLYAFQSVYRRIETFVFSTSLHRVTEILQTEDLEEALNLMSVTVPDWSGGTKIGESFGEFVEQYALSLLNPGTVVLIISDGWDTGDVDLLGESMRIMKSRSRSVIWLNPLMGNPDYRPSTQGMQAALPYIDILASAHNLSSLRRLVRQLAKVQRGRQLRIDMTPRYGT
- a CDS encoding SRPBCC family protein: MEVTADKNFTINAPVDKVWELLSDPSRVVVCVQGAQLTEIIDDKNFKGKISVKIGPVTSKFNGEGRFEKLDAQNKEMVLQGAGKDTGGKGSASMTMTVKLKEVDGATEVTSSIKLSITGKLAQFGSRMIVAVNDKLIEQFVGKFREVAEGGGEPASAPTPAAPVTVAAAPVATSQPAATTATPTSAADPALEGRVAELEATMKRLETQIRVMQTQLNAEEPEPVNGLQLVGSALKGMFGKK
- a CDS encoding SUF system NifU family Fe-S cluster assembly protein; this translates as MSESLYRDILKDHMHHQRFAGRLEPADLKAVVHNPLCGDELELTIVLGGDPSEGAQRPIQEARNQVRACSICVASASLMGENIQGLSLEEANNLGTTFREAMETGELPDSPPEFLPPLMAIRKHKSRIRCAALAWNALEECTQQVTNPKSEG
- a CDS encoding XdhC family protein, producing MSATLSTNQPETTSSKKGPCPGKLPATGVPSLFGNLSSVSNRGTMSTEYYDKVSELLQNEAAFATATVIKTVGSASAKPGSKSIIGADGMSILGWVGGGCADSAVRETALECLQDGQTRIIEIDLDDEVLGVGMPCGGKMEVYLEPFLPQPELMLVGQGRIAELVAELGRLLHFRVTVNSPGATREDFPFADQLITDDTDYQKINPRLNSYVIVLTQHKGDQQVIQAALRGTPRYIGLVASAKRSRLVVEYLKEGGMDADALRQVLRAPCGLDLGGRTPEEIALSIITEVVKLRHERTGLSMMEVKQCSI
- a CDS encoding MoxR family ATPase, which translates into the protein MQQEQLQRLQQLLGEQDYIADRSIVMSVYLAMTLRKPLLIEGPAGVGKTEIAKVMARALDTDLIRLQCYEGLDANMALYEWNYQRQLLHLKLDENSTRSLEDREASIFGEQFLLKRPLLQALTHPKAPVLLIDELDRADEEFEAFLLEILSEWQITIPEIGSIRAEEPPYVILTGNRTRELSDAVRRRCFYLWIDYPPYEKELSIVRNKVPDVDAELAGQMCRFMELVRQQKLEKIPGVAETLDWARALAALHQDHLEPSMVEETLGLIFKDRNDVRLVRESLTDFLGRLGIQAKEMKTAEESPTAAN
- a CDS encoding (2Fe-2S)-binding protein produces the protein MKVSMTVNGVAVSHDVEPRTLLVQFLRENLGLTGTHVGCDTSSCGACTLILNGEAVKSCSLLAAQCEGAEVTTIEGLAASDGTLHPIQEGFREKHGLQCGYCTPGMIMSSVQLLQRNPNPSDQEIRHALEGNFCRCTGYDNIVKAVQWAASQS